The Acidobacteriota bacterium genome contains a region encoding:
- a CDS encoding choice-of-anchor U domain-containing protein — CVGLTCDLDNVTAPQMVTAEFIIEDFDGVPADVENAGPNFGDGNGDGIPDAEQSDVASLPAADGGGYLSVEVSGACSQLNEVQTSVAITPDPDGYAYPFGLLGFSLPCETATVTVLYHGIESLAGLTYRKHGPNPPGSASEIWYSMPGAVFGTTIVFGQTVATATFDLADNALGDATGDDGQIVDPGGPGLPLAAIPTLGSLGLMILCLLLGAAGILIRRRSSQRSG, encoded by the coding sequence CTGTGTGGGTCTCACCTGTGATCTCGACAACGTCACCGCGCCGCAAATGGTCACCGCCGAGTTCATCATCGAAGACTTCGATGGCGTGCCCGCCGACGTCGAAAACGCCGGGCCCAACTTTGGCGATGGCAACGGCGATGGCATCCCGGACGCCGAGCAAAGCGATGTGGCCTCTTTGCCCGCCGCTGACGGTGGCGGCTATCTGAGCGTTGAAGTGAGCGGTGCCTGCAGCCAACTCAACGAAGTCCAGACCTCGGTTGCCATCACGCCGGATCCGGATGGCTATGCCTATCCGTTCGGGCTGCTCGGCTTTTCCTTGCCCTGCGAGACAGCCACCGTGACCGTGCTCTATCACGGCATCGAGAGTCTGGCAGGCCTCACCTACCGCAAGCACGGCCCGAACCCACCGGGCTCGGCAAGTGAGATTTGGTACTCCATGCCAGGTGCAGTCTTCGGCACGACGATCGTATTCGGCCAGACCGTGGCCACGGCGACCTTCGACTTGGCCGACAACGCCCTCGGCGACGCCACCGGAGACGACGGCCAGATCGTTGATCCCGGCGGGCCCGGGCTACCGCTCGCCGCAATACCCACCCTCGGCTCCTTGGGGCTGATGATCTTGTGCCTCCTGCTGGGGGCCGCTGGAATCCTCATCCGACGCCGTTCATCCCAACGCTCCGGCTAG
- a CDS encoding alpha/beta fold hydrolase: protein MAKRRSSRPRTSPSRSSRSGGSKRGRWSSRPLWALLGLSALGAAAVVLSSRRIRPLDDWSGLLDEAPDSKRLLRFPSVTVPVEGPQGILAVADGGHGGIPVVFVHGLGGAADQWQGQLEAARGSRRAVAVELRGHGRSDPADDGVYGIEEYADDVMAVVDDLGFERFALVGHSLGALVTIEVAARHPERVDRLLLVDPNGDQSGLPREEVEGFLEVFADRPAEELRFHFQQVLAGAAEGVKERVLADLDNLDEAAIAQSLGAAGIYPASARLSAYEGPRQLLITELNQLPISLHRLLPELPVKLIAGTSHWAMMDDPDSVNDVLRLFLS from the coding sequence ATGGCGAAGCGGCGGAGCTCTCGGCCCCGAACCTCGCCGAGTCGATCTTCTCGAAGCGGTGGCTCGAAGCGCGGACGCTGGTCGTCCCGCCCGCTGTGGGCGTTGCTCGGCCTGTCGGCCCTCGGTGCCGCGGCGGTGGTGTTGTCGAGCCGACGGATTCGGCCCCTCGACGACTGGAGCGGTCTGCTCGACGAGGCTCCCGACAGCAAGCGACTGCTGCGTTTTCCGTCGGTGACGGTGCCGGTCGAAGGGCCGCAGGGCATTCTGGCGGTGGCCGATGGCGGCCATGGCGGGATTCCGGTGGTCTTCGTTCACGGCCTGGGAGGGGCGGCGGACCAGTGGCAGGGCCAGCTCGAGGCGGCCCGCGGTAGCCGGCGGGCCGTCGCCGTCGAGCTGCGTGGCCATGGCCGCTCCGACCCCGCCGATGATGGCGTTTATGGCATCGAGGAGTATGCCGACGACGTCATGGCGGTAGTGGACGATCTCGGTTTCGAGCGCTTTGCCCTGGTGGGTCACAGCCTGGGGGCGCTGGTCACCATCGAGGTGGCGGCGCGTCATCCGGAGCGGGTCGATCGGCTGCTGCTGGTCGATCCCAACGGCGATCAGTCGGGTCTGCCTCGGGAAGAGGTGGAGGGCTTTCTCGAGGTCTTCGCCGATCGGCCGGCGGAGGAGCTGCGCTTCCACTTCCAGCAGGTTCTGGCGGGGGCGGCCGAAGGGGTCAAGGAGCGAGTCCTGGCCGATCTCGACAACCTCGACGAAGCGGCGATCGCGCAGTCCCTCGGCGCTGCCGGGATCTATCCGGCAAGCGCGCGACTGAGTGCCTACGAAGGTCCTCGGCAGCTCCTGATCACCGAGCTCAATCAGCTCCCGATCAGTCTTCATCGCCTGCTGCCGGAGCTGCCCGTCAAGCTGATCGCCGGCACCAGCCATTGGGCGATGATGGACGACCCGGACTCGGTGAACGACGTCCTGCGCCTGTTCCTTTCCTAG